The following proteins are co-located in the Palaemon carinicauda isolate YSFRI2023 unplaced genomic scaffold, ASM3689809v2 scaffold722, whole genome shotgun sequence genome:
- the LOC137637417 gene encoding uncharacterized protein codes for MAELVVLIGQRKIIRKKVTDCANRSSQYPSLENTAKVSERGVLLDYRKRLSDLDSKIQILKFSGEFREEDLEAELSACQSYHDKISGILPLLDVSVSAGSPQLSLTTDIARSLLRQPTAPLPKFQSKEGEDFLKFIREFESTTQSFNYPDRDLLLLLKQQVEGRAKCLLGSLEADKQSYNDAKDLLTKAFASTELRKSAVIKKLTFLNLKEGEDPFVFFSELRNIVENFKYLHIDVEEVVRYFVWSAMNDRFKSHLVHITNVTHPSFQQIVDNFFTACERYEQGQTKGKLSVRDKVLTHSKPLQEKTSTMALKTKTVPAKACNFCSKAGISDYDHLSYKCTKYATPSDKISLLNLHKGCVKCGNFNHFTKACKFRFRRPCSHCSQYHMEYLCEKLSPDRCNSKEESSKEASSGIAVLPNVTTGSVLPTFTFYVNGQNKLYRGLKDSGSQNTFISSKLASSCNLKSLTNVKLTVKGFNGQKEYSTSLVEVPIKLGNEIFAISALVVPSINLQLNLPCLGQVVSVMQSKNFVFADKFLSASSQGIDDIQLLLGVDFSHCLLGKDVVIGSPNSSVYIETTSGIMLMGNVDRFLINLTSLNGKDSLASKPLRGENSNAEKGTYFNIPCHSYFLATTVSINDEFNELNDMTTNCSFTVLSDKGTIIDRKLQEATDQILNMESQFYLNYDQKVYSDESNQLNNSLVDYTLRNLHTRSDGRIVVPLLWNGKVSHLLSRNESLSKAILQSNFKKLLRKKGSLQLVDNCIKEQLNMGIIEPIFDLEVFKAEYPNYSFLPHMPVFKPERDTTKCRIVFLSNLQESYKKLSLSHNQCMYAGPNLNQKLSSAFLNIRFDEKILIFDLKKAFNMLALSEIDQSRLLFFWFRNVSAGDYTPVAYKNVRLSFGLRCSPFLLMASLYFMLILTSSNDSRIDELKKLIYALIYMDNGAITMNSSDDLRWAYKQLDDIFRPFKFETQQLITNDIDLQSDIDQSVLTPEVNKLFGLEWNRLSDDIFTRPINLDPGANTKRLILRSIASQFDIFGFNLPLFNRCRLYMHNLQCQKGLNWDQTLNSQQLKDWRNICRQCNSSPPLKVTRFVGRRDGEYNIIVFTDASCDIYGCVIYLLNVESGKLTFVNAKNRLVNTQLKGKSIPSLEIHAINLGVEQSIDLYLDLAGPSCIKPIKVTKICLFSDSSCALQWLISSSLQLKKMNQCSTFVMNRIYSIQKLCETYPVQFGFINGKENPADMVTRCTSYKLLMKSCFLSGPDLTNIRAPDMQFTIPKEGYLSGNYLNISNVPLVKRECLVNISDFSDFRRLVLLYRRCIICIYKWKAKVRREVKVQEINFFSLAIVHLILYDQQNHFADVLEHFSKDFTAVKDIPGIVSQLNVFVDNDGILRVKSKFKNEKKFPILLSRDSHLTKLIILDIHHKLAHSGCYAVLAELRRHYFIPRNFSLVKKILRQCVHCKRFNARPVNLNQNCYREFREDPPAVPFGNIFVDYIGPFTVKLEKENIKVWLLCFTCTWSRAVNLKICRTLSVPDFLRAFSIHCFEFGIPQLCVSDLGSQIVAGANVITSFLNDPHTQLYFEERGVKPLTFQQYFKGCSQLGSMVEVCVKLTKRLLYGSIKNNILSFFDFEFTVCQVVHLVNKRPISFKEALRDSAAEDLPEPITPEMLIRGYELSSLNIIPDLSPLPEDKEFVPCRTTNEFEQLSKIRSKLLDIYHHEFLQTLLSPAVDRKGRYLPVTHHPLKPGDIVLIKEDNTKINNYPLGRIKETFTNDIGETTHARVFKGRTRQVCKLHVNNLIPYLSLDDDVDFKPNDLHNIDKLSPASERPKRKAAVESRRKTSEMLNL; via the coding sequence atggctgaattggtagtgctaattggtcagcgtaagattattaggaagaaggttacagattgtgccaaccgttcctcgcagtacccttcattagaaaatactgctaaagtatctgaacgaggtgttctcctagattataggaagcgattaagtgacttggattctaaaatacagattctaaaattttcaggggaatttagagaGGAGGATTTGGAAGCCGAGCTTTCAGCATGTCAATCTTACCATGATAagatttcaggtattttgcctttgttaGATGTAAGTGTAAGTGCTGGAAGCCCTCAactttcattaactactgatattgctaggagtcttttgaggcaacccactgcccctctacccaaattccaaagtaaggaaggtgaggattttttgaaattcattagagaatttgaatctacgacccagagttttaattatccagacagggacttgctcttacttttgaaacaacaagtagaaggtagggctaaatgtttacttggctcattggaggccgacaaacaaagttacaacgatgccaaagacttattgactaaggcatttgcctcgactgaattacgaaaatctgctgtaattaagaaattaacttttctaaatctcaaagaaggagaggacccttttgtcttcttttcagaacttagaaatatagtcgaaaatttcaaatatttgcatattgatgttgaggaggttgttagatattttgtttggtctgcaatgaatgatagatttaagtctcatctggttcatatcactaatgtgactcatccatcatttcagcaaattgtagataatttctttacagcatgtgaaaggtatgaacagggtcagacgaaaggtaaattgtctgtcagggataaagttttaactcattcaaagccattacaggaaaagactagtaccatggctcttaaaactaagactgttcccgccaaagcttgtaatttttgttccaaggCCGGTATTTCTGACTATGATCATTTAAGTTATAAGTGTACTAAGTATGCTACCCCttctgataaaatttctttattaaatttgcataaaggttgtgtaaaatgtggtaatttcaatcatttcactaaagcatgcaagttcagatttcgaagaccctgttcacattgttcgcagtatcaTATGGAGTATCTTTGTGAGAAACTTAgtcctgacaggtgtaatagtaaagaagagtcttccaaggaagcaagcagtgggatagcagtattgccaaatgttaccacaggttcagttctccctactttcacattttatgtaaatggtcaaaataagctttacaggggtcttaaggattcagggtcacaaaacacttttatatctagcaagttagcttcctcttgtaatttaaagtctttgactaatgttaaacttactgtgaaagggtttaatggtcaaaaggaatattctactagtcttgttgaagttcctataaagctggggaatgaaatctttgctatttctgctttagttgtaccctctataaacctgcaattaaatttaccttgtcttggtcaggtagttagcgtaatgcagagtaaaaattttgtatttgctgacaagtttttatcagccagttctcagggcattgatgacattcagcttttgttaggagtagatttttcacattgtcttttgggaaaagatgtagtgatagggagtcctaattcatctgtgtatattgagactacttcaggaataatgctgatggggaatgttgataggttcctaattaatcttacttcacttaatggtaaagacagtttagcctcgaaaccactaaggggcgaaaattctaatgctgaaaaGGGTACATATTTTAATatcccttgccattcttattttctagctactactgtatctattaatgatgaatttaacgagctcaatgacatgacgacaaattgttcattcactgtactttccgataaaggaactattattgataggaaactgcaagaagcaactgatcaaatcctgaatatggagagccaattttatttgaactatgatcagaaagtttatagtgacgaatctaatcagctcaataactctctcgtggattacactttgagaaatttgcacacgagaagtgatgggcgtatagttgttcccttgttatggaatggaaaggtatcacaccttctttcgagaaatgagtctctttccaaggctattcttcaatctaattttaaaaagttacttcgtaagaaaggttccttacagttggtggataactgcataaaggagcaattaaatatgggaattattgaaccaatttttgacttggaagtatttaaggctgaataccctaactattcattcttacctcatatgccagtttttaagccagaaagggatactacgaaatgtcgcatagtgtttctttctaatttgcaggaatcctataagaaactgtcattgtcacataatcaatgtatgtatgctgggcctaacctaaatcaaaaactttcatctgcatttcttaatattaggtttgatgaaaaaattttaatatttgatttgaaaaaagctttcaatatgttggctttaagtgaaattgatcagtctagactattgttcttttggtttcggaatgttagcgcaggtgattacactcccgttgcttataaaaatgtcaggctttcatttggacttcggtgtagcccatttcttttgatggcttcattgtattttatgttaattttaacttccagtaatgattcaaggattgatgaactgaagaaacttatttatgccttaatatatatggataatggtgctattaccaTGAACAGCTCTGATGACCTAAGGTGGGCCTATAAGCAGTTAGATgacatattcagaccctttaaatttgaaactcagcagctgataaccaatgatattgatctgcagtctgacatagatcagtcagttcttactcctgaagtcaataaattgtttgggcttgaatggaacagactttcggatgatattttcactaggccaattaaccttgacccaggagctaacactaaaagattaattcttaggtccattgcctcccagtttgacatttttggtttcaacttgcctttatttaaccgatgtaggctttatatgcataatttgcagtgtcaaaagggtttgaattgggaccagactcttaacagtcaacagctcaaagactggaggaatatctgtaggcaatgtaattcatcgccccctctcaaagtaactcggtttgtgggtcgaagggatggtgagtataatataattgtttttaccgATGCCAGTTGcgacatatatgggtgtgtcatttatctactgaatgttgagtctggcaaacttacctttgttaatgctaaaaatcggttggttaatacccaattgaaaggtaaatccataccatctttagagatccacgccattaatttaggagttgagcaatctattgatctttatttggatcttgctggtcccagttgcataaaacctataaaggtgacaaagatttgtcttttttcagattcttcttgtgccctgcaatggttaataagttcttctcttcaacttaagaaaatgaaccaatgttctacttttgtaatgaacagaatctatagcatacaaaaactttgtgaaacatatccggttcaatttgggtttattaatggcaaggaaaatcctgcagatatggtaaccaggtgcacatcatataaattgttgatgaaatcttgttttctttcaggcccggacctgactaatattcgggcacctgacatgcagttcactattcctaaagagggttatctttcaggaaattacttgaatatttctaatgttcctttagttaagagagaatgcttggttaatatttcagatttttcagatttcagaagactggttttgctgtaccgtcggtgtataatatgcatatacaaatggaaagctaaagtgagaagggaagttaaggtacaagaaataaattttttctctttagctattgtccatttgattttatatgatcaacaaaatcactttgctgatgttttagaacatttttccaaagactttactgcagtaaaggatataccaggtatagtttctcagttgaatgtgtttgttgataacgatggcattttgagggtgaagagcaaatttaagaatgagaaaaaatttcctattctattatctagggacagccatttgactaagttaattatacttgatattcatcataaattagctcattctgggtgctatgctgttctcgctgaactcagaagacactattttattcctagaaatttttcattggtaaaaaagattctgaggcaatgtgttcactgcaaaagatttaacgcaagacctgttaatttaaatcaaaattgttacagggaattcagggaagacccaccagctgtacctttcggcaatattttcgttgattatattggtccttttacagttaagctggagaaagaaaatattaaggtatggctattatgttttacttgcacttggtctcgtgcagttaatttgaaaatttgcagaacacttagtgtgcctgattttcttagggcattttctattcattgcttcgaatttggcattccacagttatgcgttagtgacctagggtcacaaatagttgcaggagctaatgttataacttcatttttgaacgatccccacactcaattgtattttgaggagagaggtgttaaacctttgacttttcaacagtattttaaagggtgtagtcagttaggctccatggtcgaggtttgtgtcaagttaacaaagaggcttttatatgggtccatcaagaacaatattctttctttctttgattttgagtttactgtatgtcaagttgtccacttggtaaacaaacggccaatatcttttaaagaggctcttagggatagtgcagcggaagaccttcctgaaccaataactcccgaaatgttaataagagggtatgagctttcttccctcaatatcattccagatttatcacctttacctgagGATAAAGAATTTGTTCCTTGTAGAACTACTAATGAATTTGAACAGTTGTCTAAAATTAggagtaaacttttagatatttaccatcatgagtttttgcagacccttttaagcccggcggttgatagaaagggtagatatctccctgtaactcatcatcctctaaaaccaggtgacattgttttaattaaggaagataatacgaagattAACAACTATCCTCTAGGTCGAATAAAGGAAACTTTCACAAATGATATTGGGGAAACTACGCATGCAAGAGTTTTCAAAGGCCgtaccagacaagtttgtaaactccatgttaataatctgataccttatctttctttagatgatgatgtggactttaagccaaatgatttgcacaacattgacaaattatcaccagcttctgaaaggcctaaaagaaaggctgctgtggaaagccg